One window from the genome of Bacteroidia bacterium encodes:
- a CDS encoding DUF1801 domain-containing protein, producing MARNFESVDQYLDEFTGLEHLKLQELRQFLLEIIPQAQEAISYQMPSYRKNQILIWFAGCKNHFSIYMKPMFYSGFEEELKKFDRTKSAIHFAWNLPLEKDLITELVQNAMAIDAKIPAKGSARKVKSKV from the coding sequence ATGGCAAGAAATTTTGAATCGGTTGATCAGTATTTGGACGAGTTTACCGGCCTAGAACACTTGAAACTTCAAGAACTAAGGCAATTCCTGTTGGAAATTATTCCACAAGCTCAGGAGGCTATCAGTTATCAGATGCCTTCTTATCGAAAAAATCAAATCTTAATTTGGTTCGCAGGATGTAAAAATCACTTTTCTATCTACATGAAACCTATGTTTTATTCAGGCTTTGAAGAAGAGTTGAAGAAATTTGATCGCACCAAATCAGCCATTCATTTTGCTTGGAATTTGCCTCTTGAAAAGGATTTAATTACTGAATTGGTTCAAAATGCTATGGCAATAGATGCCAAAATACCTGCTAAAGGTTCTGCACGTAAAGTAAAATCCAAAGTTTAA